TCACAATTCCAAATGATGTCAGAACTTGGTTTTCTATCGAAGAAGTGAGATAGAACATCTTGCTGTCTGCAATTAGACAAGCGATTCATTTTCTTTTCGAAATATACAAGTCTGCGGCCCAGAGCAGGCCTCCTCAATAACTCGTCGCCGGGACAAGATTAATATAGCGACAAAACATGAGGAGGAGCCATGAATACGTTTCGAATCATTGTTGTGGGTGTGATTTTATTTTTTTCAAGTTTGGGAAATACACAGTCAAAACAAGCTGATTATCTGGAAGTGATCGACGCTTTAAGTTTGCCGGACATTCGAGCGGCCATGCTTTCCTCTGCAAGTCATGGATTGAATTACAAAGCCTATTGGACAGACGCCATGGAGCAGTCCTTTCAACAAGGTGGGAATCCTCTTTTAAAAACTCAGGCCAATGAAAATTTTCTGAACTTGCTTAAAGATATTTCCTTGGGTGTTGTGAATCCAGAATCTATGGGCGTTGATGTTAAGTTAAAACAAAAAGTATTCCTCACGGCACCGCAACTCAAAGTTCTTCTCTTAGCAAGCGGCACAAGTGCGAACCCTTTCATGGAGAGCCTTGTACCAAAAACAGCGCAATACATTGCGCTGAAAGAAGCGCTTCATAAGCTGATTTCTTATTGCTCACAAGGGCAGTGGCCGGAATTGCCGCCATTGAAAAAAGATTTAAAGCCGGGCGTGTACAGTCCTGCTATTCCGGCTCTTAAGGAACGCATGCGCCAACTTGGCTATAATATTCCTTCGAACGATGACATCTTTGATGAAGACATGGTTGACGCCGCGGTTGATATTCAATGGATGTCTCGCGTAAAGCCTGACGGCGTTATTTCCGCGAATGGAAGGACATTTAAGTATCTTAATACGTCGTGTGAGAGCCGCATACAGCAAGTGCGACTTGATATGGAGAAATTGCGCTGGTTCCCGCAAACTTTTGAAGATCGATATATTTTTATCAATCTTGCGATGTCACAGTTTACTTTGATTGATAAAACAGGTCCTTCTCTTTTTTCAATGAACTTTAGGACTATCAATGGACGTGTTGCACGCAAGTCTCCCACTTTGAAAGACAAAATAGTTTATGTCGTAATCAACCCATTTTGGGTCGTGCCTCCCACCATTTTCAAGGAAGACAAGGTTGAGGAAATTCGTAAGTTACAACCTTGGGAAGTTGAGGCTTATTTCCAAACACGAAACTA
This region of Bdellovibrio sp. BCCA genomic DNA includes:
- a CDS encoding L,D-transpeptidase family protein; protein product: MNTFRIIVVGVILFFSSLGNTQSKQADYLEVIDALSLPDIRAAMLSSASHGLNYKAYWTDAMEQSFQQGGNPLLKTQANENFLNLLKDISLGVVNPESMGVDVKLKQKVFLTAPQLKVLLLASGTSANPFMESLVPKTAQYIALKEALHKLISYCSQGQWPELPPLKKDLKPGVYSPAIPALKERMRQLGYNIPSNDDIFDEDMVDAAVDIQWMSRVKPDGVISANGRTFKYLNTSCESRIQQVRLDMEKLRWFPQTFEDRYIFINLAMSQFTLIDKTGPSLFSMNFRTINGRVARKSPTLKDKIVYVVINPFWVVPPTIFKEDKVEEIRKLQPWEVEAYFQTRNYEVWNRDFTQRIDPTTIDWHAQDPNLDSEIFIRQKPNYNNALGVLKFMLTNSFAIYLHDTNQREIFSDPFRLISSGCVRLERPMDLAEYLLHGTPWTREMIERYAAKPGEVLDMDTRVALKKVMPVYMVFMTSQLSSDGVIRFAEDTYDQGSRLLKLGAW